The Streptomyces bacillaris sequence CCATGAAGTGGCCCCGACCGGCCCTTTACGCTGCCCACCCGACGACAGGGACGGAAGCGGATGGCGACAGGTCTGGACGGCAGAGGCGGCAGGGGGAGCATGGGCGGTACGGGCGGCGAGGGCGGTACGGCGACGGCGCGGACACCCGGCCCGTACGGGCAGAAGCCCGGCGCCCGGGACGGCATGGGCCAGCACGCGTCCCTGGTGATGCTGCTGGCGCTCGGCCTGCTGCTGGGCGCGCTGTCGGGCCTGGTCATGCTCCCGGCCGCCCAGCACCTGCGCTCCCTCCAGACCGGCGAGCGGGTCCAGGCCACGCTGCACACGGGCGGCTCGTGCATGATCGGCCACTGCCGGGTCGCCTTCGAGGCCGACGGCCGGGCGGTGGTCGCGGACCTGCCGGTCGGCAGCGGCGGCGGCAAGGAGTCGGTCGGCGCCCCGGTCGCCGTCCGCTACCAGCCGGACGACCCCCGGACCGTCGCCCGCGAAGCGGACACCGGAGGTGGCGGGGCGCTGGTGCTGGCCGTCATCTCGGGCGGCGCGGCCCTGCTGGTCCTGGCCCTGTCGGCCGTGGCGGCGTTCTTCATGGCGCGGCAGCGGCGTACGGAGAAGGCCGCGAGCCTGGAGACCGCCGGCCCTGCGTGACGTGGGCCCAGGCCGGGCGATGGCCCCGAAGGCCGGGTGGTGATCCCGAAGACCGAGCCCCGGAGATCGGGACGCGAACAAATTTCCGTCGTCGTGAGTGAACCCGTATTTGCCGGGCACTAGGACGGACGCAACGAGATCCTGGCGAGTATGTGATCGCAGTCGGGATGTACCGGTGGGGTGCATTGAGGCCGTTGTGAAGTTTTGGGCGCACACGCGCCCGAACCGGACTTGACGATGGGAATGAAAAACATGATCCTCCTTGGACTTCTTCTGCTCATAATCGGCCTGTTCGTCAAGGTGTCGCTGCTGACGACGATCGGCGGCATCCTGATCGTGGTGGGTGCCGTCCTGTGGATCCTGGGCGCTACCGGCCGGGCGGTCGGTGGGCGAAAGCATTTCTTCTAACCCTCCCGTTCCACGCGTCCACGCGTCCGCCTTTCCCGGTCGACTTTCTTGGTGTGAATTCCGGGAAACCGTGAAGGGGCGGTGAGCCGGGAAGGGAAACGCGTCGGTAACGCGCTCTCCACCCCCGGAACCGATCACCGTCCGCCCGCGTCATGGCGTCCATGGAGCAGAGCGGAAGCACGATGGGCGAAGAGCCGACGTGGGCGGAGCTGCTGGTCTCGTTCCTCCTCATCGGGGCCATCCCCGTGGCCGTCGGAGGAGCGGTGATCCTCTCCCTCGTCGGTCTGACGCTGTGGACGAGGGCGATGCTGAGAAGGAAGCGCGGAAGCGCGGTCTGAATGCCCGGAGGGCCCCGACACCATCAGGTGTCGGGGCCCTCCGGGCATTCAGACCAGGCGCTCGGCTACACCCACGTATCCAGCCACATCCGGTCCCGCCACAGGTCCTCCGGGATCGACGTCCCGGTGTACAGCGGCCAGAAGTAGATGAAGTTCCAGATGATCAGGAGCACCAGCACGCCCGCCGCGATGGCGCCCAAGGTGCGGCGGCGTTCGCCGGTCGGGTCGGCCGTCGTCAGGCCCAGTTCGGCGCGGGTGCCCTTGCCCGCGGCCGGGCCGATGATCGCGCCCAGGAGCATGGTGACGGCCAGGCAGAGGAACGGGACGAAGACCACCGCGTAGAAGAGGAAGATCGTGCGCTCCTGGTAGAAGAACCAGGGGAGCCAGCCCGCCGCCACGCCGCACGCGATCGCGCCCGCCCGCCAGTCGCGGCGGAAGAGCCAGCGCCAGACCACGTACGCGAGGGCGACGCAGGCCAGCCACCAGAGCAGCGGGGTGCCGATGGCCAGGACCTCGGCGGCGCACTTGCCCGTGGCCGACTCCTGGCAGCCCGTCTGCTCCTCGTAGAAGTACGAGACGGGGCGGCCGAGCACCAGCCAGCTCCAGGGGTTCGACTCGTACGTGTGGCCCGAGGTGAGGCCGACGTGGAAGTCGTACACCTGGGTCTCGTAGTGCCACAGGCTCCGCAGCCAGTCGGGCAGCAGCCAGCTCCAGCCGGAGTCCTTGCCCTCCGTGGCCGCCCAGTTCCGGTAGTACCCCTTGTCCGTGACGATCCAGCCGGTCCAGGAGACCAGGTACGTGACGATCGCCACCGGGACCGTGGAGACGAACGCGGGGACCAAGTCCCGGCGCAGCACCGCGAGATACGGCTTGGCCGCGCCTGCCGTGCGGCGGGCGCCCACGTCCCACAACACCGTCATCAGGCCGAACGCGGCCAGCACGTACAGCCCGTTCCACTTCGTGGCGAACGCCAGGCCCAGCATCACGCCCGCCGCCAGCCGCCACGGCCGCCACCCCAGGCGCGAGGTTTCCGCGATCCGGGCGTCCGGGCGCAGCACCCCCTCCTCGTCCACCGGCAGCGCGGCGGCCAGCCGGCGACGGGCATGGTCCCGGTCCACCACCAGGCACCCGAACGCGGCCAGCACGAAGAACATGACGATCAGGTCGAGCAGCGCCGTCCGGCTCATCACGAAGTGCAGGCCGTCCACGGCCAGTAGCAGCCCCGCCAGGCAGCCCAGGAACGTCGAGCGGAAGAGCCGTCGGCCGATCCGGCAGAGCATGAGGACGGAGAGCGTGCCGAGCACCGCCACCATGAACCGCCAGCCGAACGGCGTGAAGCCGAACAGCTGCTCACCGAAGCCGATGACCCACTTGCCGACCGGCGGGTGCACCACATACCCCGGGTCGGTCGGGATCGGCACCGACGACGGGTCCTTCAGGATCAGCTTGTCGACGTCCTTGGGCCAGGACCCCTCGTACCCCTGGTTGACCAGCGCCCACGCGTCCTTCGCGTAGTACGTCTCGTCGAATATCACCGCGTGCGGCTGGTCCAGCTTCCAGAAGCGGAGCACACCGGCCACCAGCGCCACCAGGAGCGGACCGCCCCAGCCCGACCACCGCACCAGCCGGTCGGCCAGCGCCGGTGAGATCGCGAAGACGGACCACACCTGGCGGCCCGGCCGGGTGTACGGCGGGTCCAGCCGGTCGCGGAGCGGCGTCTCCGGGCGGGGGACATGGCCGAAACGGCGCAGCCGCCGTTGCCAGGAGGTCGGCTCTTCGCCGAGCGGGTCCCCGGCGTCCTGGCCCCGCTGGGTCTCGGGTGCGGTACTCGTCACCGCGCCATCGTAGGGAACGCTTCTGTGCGAAGGGTGCTGCCCGTGCTGCGAGGATGGCTGATGTGACTGGAACGACTGGAACGCTCGTGCTCGCAGGGACCCCCATCGGTGACGTGGCGGACGCCCCGCCCCGCCTGGCCGCCGAACTGGAGAA is a genomic window containing:
- a CDS encoding DUF6131 family protein; translation: MILLGLLLLIIGLFVKVSLLTTIGGILIVVGAVLWILGATGRAVGGRKHFF
- a CDS encoding dolichyl-phosphate-mannose--protein mannosyltransferase; translation: MTSTAPETQRGQDAGDPLGEEPTSWQRRLRRFGHVPRPETPLRDRLDPPYTRPGRQVWSVFAISPALADRLVRWSGWGGPLLVALVAGVLRFWKLDQPHAVIFDETYYAKDAWALVNQGYEGSWPKDVDKLILKDPSSVPIPTDPGYVVHPPVGKWVIGFGEQLFGFTPFGWRFMVAVLGTLSVLMLCRIGRRLFRSTFLGCLAGLLLAVDGLHFVMSRTALLDLIVMFFVLAAFGCLVVDRDHARRRLAAALPVDEEGVLRPDARIAETSRLGWRPWRLAAGVMLGLAFATKWNGLYVLAAFGLMTVLWDVGARRTAGAAKPYLAVLRRDLVPAFVSTVPVAIVTYLVSWTGWIVTDKGYYRNWAATEGKDSGWSWLLPDWLRSLWHYETQVYDFHVGLTSGHTYESNPWSWLVLGRPVSYFYEEQTGCQESATGKCAAEVLAIGTPLLWWLACVALAYVVWRWLFRRDWRAGAIACGVAAGWLPWFFYQERTIFLFYAVVFVPFLCLAVTMLLGAIIGPAAGKGTRAELGLTTADPTGERRRTLGAIAAGVLVLLIIWNFIYFWPLYTGTSIPEDLWRDRMWLDTWV